The Caulobacter sp. 73W region TGAGCTTCGATCCGTTGAAGTACGCGGACCTGTCCACCAGCCTGATCCTGCCGGTGATCGCCCTGGCGCTGGGCGGGATCGGGTTTCCCGGCGGGGCGGTCTATCTGCGCGAGGACCTGATGCGCAGCCGCACGGGCCGGTCGCTGTCGTCCCTGGCGGGGCCGATGGGGACGCTGCTGGTGCTGGCGGTGCTGGCCGTGATCATCGCCGTGGGCTGGCGCGAGGACGGGACGACCTCGCCCGTCGTCGTGGCGCTGGCCTTCCTGGCGTTCCTGCAGGCCACGGCCCTGATCCTGAACCTGCTGCCAATCCCGGGGCTGGACGGCTATGGCGTGCTGCGCCCGTGGCTGCCGGTCCAAGTGCAGCTGAAGGTCCGCAAGTTCGAGGCGCTGGGCATTGTCGCCTTGCTGGCCCTGCTGTTCCTGGTCCCCGGCGCGTCCGGCCTGCTGTTCGGCGGGGCGGTGCTGCTGACCGACAGCCTGGGCGTCCCCCGCGAGGCGATCGTCGGCGGCTGGGACGGCTTCATGTTCTGGAAGTAGCCCCAATAGAAAACGCCTCCCCGGACGGATCCGAGGAGGCGTTCCCAATCTTCGCCTGGAGGGGCGAAGCTGTCTTAGACGGCTTGCAGTTGGCCGGCGGACATCTTGCCGCTGCGCTTGTCCTGCTCCAGGACGAAGCCGATCTTTTGGCCTTCGTCCAGGCTGCGCATGCCGGCGCGTTCAACGGCCGAGATGTGCACGAAGACGTCGTTGCCGCCGTCTTCCGGTTGGATGAAGCCGAAGCCCTTGGTGCCGTTGAACCACTTCACGGTGCCGATTTGCATTTTAGTGTCCCTTCCGGACATGAGTTCTCGAACTCACGGTGAGTAACGAGGTCAAATTTTCGGAGAGGGTCGGAAAAACGTCGAGGGCAGAAACGGTAAGGCTTCGGCAGACAGAAAGACGATCCACACGATATTTGATCGGTGAACTGTGCGCTTTATTCGGCGTCCTAGCAAGAAATATCTCGAAAATTCTGAATTTGCGCGCAGGACATGCTAGACTGCCCGCCATGCGTACAGAAACTGTAAGGGCGGTCCTCACCGTCGCGCGCCATGACGGCCTTTGGGCCGTCGAACTGGATGGCCAATTCTTTGGTCACTCCGCCAACAAGGAAGAAGCCAAGGCCGCCGCCAACAAGCACGCGCGCCAGATGCAGGACGGCGGTCGCCCCTGCCAGGTCCGCGTCAGCGGCGAACACGGCTTCGTCGCCACCGCCTGAACTATTCGGCGGGTATGTCGGATATCCGACAGACCCCGCCACCTCATTATGCGAGAGTCCGACTATCGCTGGCCAAGAATCCTTGGGCGTCAGCGACTGAGAGACTGGGCTAACCCCCTACATGCTCCCGCCTGAAGTGTCGGGAGCCATTCAATGGCGATCTACACCTTTGTTGTCTGCAAGCCCGATGGGACATCCACGTCGCTGGATGTCGTCGAGTTGTCCGACGATCACGTCGCCGCCCAGCGTGCCGGCGCCGTCCTGCAAAACCACGCCAGCAGCTCGCACGTCACCGTCTGGCAAGAGGACCGCGAGGTCTGCACCGCCCGGCGCGAGGCGCTAGCGAGTTAGTATCAGCGTTCTACGAAGTGTGTCACGCTCCCTGCCTAATCAAGCAGGGAGGGCTTGAACCATGACGGAAGCAACGATGGGCGCCGAGCGCGCCAAGGCCCCGTGGCACCTTTGGGTGGTCGGGGTGCTGAGCCTTTGCTGGAACGCATTCGGCGGCTTCGACTACATCATGACTCAGATCGGCGACGACCAGTACCTGGCCGCCCTGACGGCGGAGCAGCGGGCCTATGTCGCCGGTCTGCCCGTGGTCATGGCGGCCGCCTGGGCCGTGGGCGTGTGGGCGGCGGTGGCCGGATCGGCGCTGCTGCTGGTGCGGTCGCGCTGGGCGTTCCATGCCTTCGCCCTCAGCCTGGCCGGCATCGTCGTCAACATTCTCTACGGAAACCTGGTGCTGCACGTCAGCGAGGTCATGGGACCGTCGGCCCTGTACATGAACGCGGTCATCGCCGTGGTGGGCGCGTTCCTGACCTGGTACGCGCGATTCCTGGTGAAACGCGGCGTTCTGCGCTAGGCGCTCGGCGCCATTCGGTCGGCGAACGATGACATTTGTAATAAAATGTTTCTAGTTGCGAATTATTCGCAAAATCATTAGCCGCGCTTAGGCTGCGTTGATAATGCGAGGCCCTCGCAAGAACCGGGGGCTTCCATGTCACAATCCTTCACCGCCCGCGCCCTTTTGGGCGGCGCGGCGTCCGCCGTCCTTTTGCTCGCATCGAGCCCCGTCCTGGCCGAGGCCGCCGTCGCCGCCGACGCCTCGGCCGACCTGGACCAGCTGGTCGTCACCGCCTCGGGCTTCGAGCAGAAGGTCGTGGACGCCCCGGCCAGCATCACCGTCCTCCCCCGCATCGAGCTGGAGCAGACCCGCTACTCCAGCCTGGCCGAAGTGCTGACCAACGTCGAAGGCGTCGATGTGGGCGGCTCGGTCGGCAAGACCGGCGGCCTGAACATCAACATCCGCGGCATGGGCAGCGACTATACGCTGATCCTGATCGACGGCCGCCGCCAGAACACCGCCGGCAGCGTCACGCCGAACGGCTTCGGCGAAACCTCGACCAGCTTCATGCCGCCGATGAGCTCCATCGAGCGCATCGAGGTCGTGCGCGGTCCGGTCTCCACCCTGTACGGGTCAGACGCCATGGGCGGCGTGGTCAACATCCTGACCCGCAAGGTCGGCGAGGAGTGGACCGGCTCGGTCACCGTCGACGGCACGCTGCAAGGCGATGACGAGTTCGGCAACGTGTACGGCGGCAACGCCTATCTGTCGGGCCCGATCGTCCGCGACCTGCTGGGCCTGCAGCTGCGCGGCAGCTTCCAGAACCGCGAAGCCTCATCCCTGACCTTCGAGAACGTGGCCGGCGCCGACGCGCCGATCACCGGCTTCGGCCGCAGCGCCACCAAGGCCGAGATCCGCACCTGGGGCGGCCGCGTCAGCCTGACCCCGCACGAGGACCACGACCTGTGGCTCGACGCCGACTGGTCGGAGCAGTGGTACGACAACTCCAAGGGCCAGATGGGCACCGCCACCCTGGCCGGCGGCTATGGCGACGCGCTGGAGTTCAAGCGCGAGCAGATCGCCCTGGCGCACGACTGGCGCACGCCGATCGGCACGGTCTCCAGCAACCTGTCGCGCAACACCACCGAGACCCTGGGCCGCATCATTCCTCCGGGCGTCCCTGGCGCCGGCACGGCGCGCACGCTGGAGTCGGTGAACACCATCTTCGACAGCAAGCTGCATTCGCGCTGGGGCGATCACGCCTTCACCGTCGGCGGCCAGTACTGGGACGCCGAGATGACCGACGGCGTGGCTCCGTCCCAGTTCATGCATGAACAGTGGGCCCTGTTCGCCGAGGACGAGTGGCGCTTCGCCGAGGGCCTGGCCCTGACGGTCGGCGCGCGTCATGACGACCACAACGTGTTCGGCGGCCAGTTTAGCCCCCGCGCCTATCTGGTGTGGACGGCCAGCGAGAAGCTGACCGTGAAGGGCGGCGTGGCTCGCGGCTTCAAGACCCCGCGCCTGGAGCAGCTGGCCTCGGGCATCAACGGCTTCGGGCAACAGGGCCGCCTACCGCTCATCGGCACCCCGACCCTGACGCCGGAAACCAGCACCAGCAGCGAACTGGGCGTCTACTACAACAACCTGAACGGCTTCGACTTCAACGTCACGGTGTTCAACAACGAGTTCGAGGACAAGATCGCCTCGGGCGTGCCGGTCGCCAACTGCGCCTACAACCTGACCCAAGCCCAGTACAATTCCGGCCAGGGCCGTCCGGCCGGCTGCGTCGACGTCGGCTTCTTCCCCGCCTCGGCGACCTTCGGCCAGGCGATCAATATCGACGAGGCGGTCACCCGCGGCGTCGAGGCGGCCGCGCGCTGGGACTTCGCTCCGGACTGGTCCCTGCGGGTGAACTACACCTACACCGACAGCGAGCAGAAAAGCGGCTCGGCCGAGGGCCAGCCCCTGACCGACACGCCCGAGCACATGGTCAACGGCAACCTGCGCTGGACGATCAACGAGAACCTGAACGCCTGGGTGCGCGGCGAATACCGCAGCTCGCGCTATCGCGGCGCCGGTCCGGCCCAGGACGCGCTCGGCAACTACAAGGAATACGCCCTGTTCCACCTGGGCGGCTCGTACCGGCTGCGTAAGAACATCACGATCAACGCCACGATCAACAACCTGCTGAACACCGACTTCGTGAAGCAGCTGCCCTACGGCGCGCCGATCGCCTATGCGCCGGAGTTCACCAACAACCAGGAGCCGCGCCGCCTGTGGGTGTCGGTGAAGTACGACTTCTAGACGTCGGACGAGCAGGAAGCGAAAAGGCCGGCGGGGGCGACCCCGCCGGCCTTCTTGTTGTTGCGGGCCCGGCTTAGTGGACCGCGGCCTTGCCGATCTCCAGGCCGTCCTGCCCGGCGTGGACCTCGATCACCGAACCGTCGGCCAGATCCCCGCCCAGCAGCTTGCGGGCGATGGGATCGACCAGCTCCTTCTGGATCACGCGCTTCAGCGGGCGCGCGCCATAGACCGGGTCGTACCCCTTGTCGCCCAGCCAGTGCAGGGCGGCCGGGTCCAGGGCGATGGCCATCTGGCGGTCGGCCAGCAGCTTCTCCACCCGCGACAGCTGGATGCGGACGATGTTGTCCATCTCCGCCCGGCCGAGACGCTTGAACAGGATGATCTCGTCGATCCGGTTCAGGAACTCGGGACGGAAGTGGCTGCGCACCACGTCCATGACCAGCGGTCGCGCGGCCTCAACATCCTCGCTTTCCGCCTGGTTCGCCAGGAACTCCGACCCGAGGTTGGAGGTCATGATGATCAGGGTGTTGCGGAAGTCGACCGTGCGGCCCTGACCATCGGTCAGGCGACCGTCGTCCAGCACCTGCAGCAGGACGTTGAACACGTCCGGGTGGGCCTTCTCGACCTCGTCGAACAGCACCACCTGGTACGGGCGGCGACGGACCGCTTCCGTCAGGGCGCCGCCCTCGTCATAGCCGACATAGCCGGGAGGAGCCCCGATCAGACGGCTGACCGAGTGCTTCTCCATGTACTCGGACATGTCCATGCGGGTGATGGCGTGCTCGTCGTCGAACAGGAACTCGGCCAGGGCCTTAGTCAGCTCGGTCTTGCCCACGCCCGTTGGGCCAAGGAACAGGAACGAGCCGATGGGGCGGTTGGGGTCCTGCAGGCCGGCGCGGGCGCGGCGCACGGCGTCGGCAACGGCCGACAGCGCCTCGTCCTGTCCGACCACGCGGCCGCGCAGAGCGTCCTCCATGGCCAGCAGCTTCTCGCGCTCACCTTCCAGCATCTTGTCGACCGGCACGCCGGTCCAGCGGGAGACGATGGCCGCGATCTGCTGGGCGTCGACGACTTCCGGCGTCATGGCCTGCTGCTCGCCTTCGGTCTCGGCATCGGCCAGGCGCTTCTCCAGCGCCGGGATCTCGCCGTACTGCAGCTGACCGGCGCGAGCGAAGTCGCCGGCGCGCTGGGCGTTGGCCAGTTCGGCGCGCAGACGGTCCAGGGCCTCGCGGGTCTGGGCGGCGCTGCCGACCTTTTCCTTCTCGGCCTTCCAGCGAGCGGTCATCTCGTCCGACTTGCCCTGCAGGTCGTCGATCTCGTCTTCCAGCTTCTCAAGGCGCTGCTGAGACGCGCTGTCGGTCTCGCGCGAGAGGGCCTCGCGCTCGATCTTCAGCTGCACCAGGCGGCGGTCGATCTCGTCCAGTTCTTCCGGCTTGGAATCCACGGCCATGCGCACGCGGCTGGACGCCTCGTCCACCAGGTCGATGGCCTTGTCGGGCAGGAAGCGGTCGGTGATGTAGCGGTTGGACAGGGTGGCGGCGGCGACGATGGCGCTGTCGCTGATCCGCACCCCGTGGTGAACCTCGTACTTCTCCTTCAGGCCGCGCAGGATGGAGACAGTGTCCTCCACCGTCGGCTCGGAGACGAAGACGGGCTGGAAGCGACGGGCCAGGGCCGCGTCCTTCTCCACGTGCTTGCGGTACTCATCCAGCGTGGTCGCGCCGACGCAGTGCAGCTCGCCACGCGCCAGGGCGGGCTTCAGCAGGTTAGACGCGTCCATGGCGCCGTCGGTCTTGCCGGCCCCGACCAGGGTGTGCATCTCGTCGATGAACAGGATGATGCTGCCCTCGGCGGCGGTCACCTCGTTCAGCACCGACTTCAGACGCTCCTCGAACTCGCCGCGATACTTCGCGCCGGCGATCAGGGCGCCCATGTCGAGCGACAGGAGCTTCTTGTCCTTCAGGCTTTCGGGCACGTCGCCATTGATGATGCGCTGGGCCAGGCCCTCGACGATGGCGGTCTTGCCGACGCCGGGCTCGCCGATAAGGACGGGATTGTTCTTGGTGCGGCGCGACAGGACCTGGATCGTGCGGCGGATTTCCTCGTCGCGGCCGATGACCGGGTCGATCTTGCCGTCTCGGGCGGCCTGGGTCAGGTCGCGGGCGTAGCGCTTCAGGGCGTCATAGCCCTCTTCGGCGTTGGAGCTGTCGGCGGTGCGGCCCTTGCGCAGCGAGGCGGCGGCGTCTTCCAGCGCCTTGGGCGCGGCCCCGGCCTCCTTCAACGCCTTGGCGGCGTCGGCGCCGTCCTTGGCGATGGCGATCAGCAGGCGCTCGGTGGTGACGAAGGCGTCGCCGGCCTTCTTGGCGTCCGCCTCGGCGGTCGCGAAGACGCGGGCGGTGTCGGGCTTCATGTAGAGCTGGCCGGAGCCGCCCTCGACACGGGCGATCTTTCCGATCAGGGCGTCGGCGGCGGCGTCCACGACGGCGGGCTTGCCCCCGGCGCTTTCGATCAGCGCGCGCGACAGGCCGTCCTTTTCTTCAAGCAGCACCTTCAGCAAATGCTCGGGCGCCAGCTGCTGGTGTCGGCGCGACAGGGCCAGGCTCTGGGCGGACTGGATCGCCTGCTTGGCGCGGTCGGAATAGAGGTCGATGTTCACTTACGGGTTCCCCAAAATAGGCGGACTGCGACCGGCCGCCTTGCAGGAAGCACGACCGGTACAAAGGGCAAGATGGGTGTGGCGAGGCGGCCACACAAGGTCCCTCGAACCGGGCCCGGCGAACCTTCGCAGAAGATCGTGCGTTCGACGAATATGGAACCGAGGAAGACTGGCGGGCTGGGCTTGAAGCGGCGTCCCAAGGGGGTGCTGGAACTGGGCTGGGCCTGTTTTGAAAGCGCTGCGTCCGGGCGCACCGAGCATGTGCCGACGGCGCTTTGCTATCCCGATACCCTGGTGCGTCGCACCACCTTCGAGGCCGGCGGCGGACATGGCTGGCGCATCAGCGCCCTGACCACCCCGCGCGACCGACCGGCGCCGATCAAGTACGTGGTCGTCACCGGGGCGCCGTCCTGGGCCGAGTATTGGGCGCCGGTCCTGGCCGCCATGCCCCAGAACCGCGAGATGGTGGTCGTCGACCGCCCTGGCTTCGCCGGCAGCGAGCCCGTTGAGTATGTGGGCGACATCCGCACTCAGGCCGAGGCGCTGTCGCCCCTGCTGGCGTCGCAGCGCGGACAGAAGGTCGTGGTCATCGGCCAGTCCTATGGCGCTGCTATCGCCACCCTGATGGCCGAAGCGGCCGACCAGAACCGGCTGGCCGGGCTGGTCCTGCTGTCCGGCTTCTTCGGCGAGCCGGGGCCGACCGCGCGCATGCTGGTCAAGCTGGGCTCCAAGGTGCTGAAACTGATCCCCCGCGACCTGCGCAACGCGGTGTTGGAGGTGATGGGTCAGGCCGGCCAGCTGGAGCGGATGCGCATCGCCCTCGCCCGCCTGCGCGCGCCGGTCCACGTGATCCACGGCGACGCCGACGACTTCGCCCCGCTGGAGACGGCGCAGCGGCTGGCGGCCAACGCCAGAACCCGCACCCCAGCCCGGTTCGTATCCGTGCCCGGCGCCGACCATTTCCTGAACGACGGGCCGCCGGCGCAACTGCTGGCCCTGGTGGAGGACTGCCTGCCGGTGGAGCGCCCGCTGTTCCTGTTCAAGATGCCCAAGCTGGCCTGGCCGATGCTCTGGCCCGCAAAAGCAAAGGCCGCCAACGGCGGAGCCGTGGCGGCCTAGAACTTCGTTCCGCTCATCCCCGCGAAGGCGGGGACCCATACGGACGCTCAGCTTGGATCCCCGCCTTCGCGGGGTCGAGCGGGTTCAATCCTGAACCCGCTCACTTCGCCGCGTACAGCTTCGTCACCTCATAGAGGAAGTCCCGGCCTTCGTAGAGCGACTTCACGCGGATGCGCTCATTGAGGCCGTGGGCGTTGGAGCCGGCGGCGTCGCTGAACATGCCCGACAGGCCGTAGGTCTTGATGCCGGCGGCGTTGGTGAAGCGGCCGTCGGTAGCGCCCGTCGACATGGACGGCACCAGCGGCGCGCCCGGCCACAGCTTGGCGGCGACCGTCTTGGCCGGGGCGGTGATACGGGCGTCCAGCGGCGGCGGCACGTTCACCGGGCTCGGCTTGGCGGCCAGGGTGATGTTGATGCGCGGATCACCGACCACGTCCTGCAGGGTCTTGAGCACGTCGTTGGGGTTCACGCCCGGCAGGATGCGGCAGTTCACGTTGGCTCGGGCGCGCTGCGGCAGGGCGTTCGGCGCGTGGCCGGCGTTGAGCGTGGTGGCCACGCAGGTAGTGCGCATCATGCTGTTGCGGGCGCGGTTCTTGGCGACCGCCGCGACCTTGGCCGGATCGTTCGGATCGGCGACCACGGCGGCCAGGGCCGCGCCGCTTTCGCCCGGCTCGATCTTGGCCAGCTCGGTGAAGTTCATCCGCACCGCCTCGTTCAGGGCGACGGGGAAGTCGTAGGCGCCGATCTTCGAGATCGCCGCCGACAGGTTGTAGATGGCGTTGTCCTTGATAGGGGTCGAAGAGTGACCGCCGGGGTTCGTCGTCTCCAGCGTGTAGTCCTGATAGACCTTCTCGCCCGCCTGGATGCCCAGGAAGACCGGCTTACCATTGGCGTCGAGTAGGCCGCCGGCCCCCTCGTTCAAGGCGAACTCGGAATCGAGCGCGGCCGGATGGGTCTTCAGCAGCCACTCGACGCCGTTGAAGGTGTCGGGGGTCTCTTCACCGCAGGTCAGGGCCAGTTTCAGGCCTCGGGCGGGTTTGAAGCCCTCCTGCTTGTAGCGGATCATGTTGTCGGTGAAGGCCGCCGCCATGGCTTTGTCGTCGGACGAACCGCGCGCGTAGAAGTAGCCGTTCTCCTCCACCAGGGTGAAAGGGTCGCGTTCCCAGTCGGCGCGGTTGGCCTCGACCACGTCGATGTGAGCCAGCAGCAGGATCGGCTTCAGCTTGGGGTTCTTGCCCGCCAGGGTGACGATCAGGTTGCCGTCCTTGGGACGGTCGGCCGGGTGCAGGATCTGGATGTCGGCGTCGGTGTAGCCGGCCGCCTTCAGGCGGGTCGCCATGCGCTGCGACGCCAGGGTGCAGCTGCCCGAGGACAGGGTGGTGTTGGTCTCCACCAGCTGCTTGTAGAGCGCCTTGAAGGCGGTCTGGTCCGGACGTTCCTGGGCCATGGCCGCACCGGCCGTGGACAGAGCTGCGGCGGCGATGGCCGCGACTGCGATCTTGTTCATACGCTTCCCCCGAAATGGAAGCGGGAGCCTATGGGCGGAGTCGGACCCAGGCAAAGAAAAACCCCGTTCGCGCGAGGCGAACGGGGCCTTGTCATTCAAACCATGCTGCCGGCTTAGCGATAGTAGCCGTAACGGTCGTAGTCGCGTTGGGCCTGGCGGTAGCCGGCGTTGTAGTAGCCACGGTCGCGACGATCGCTGTTGCGATAGGCGTAGCCGTTATAGGCCGGGCGCGCCTGATAGCTGCGGTTGTAGCTACGGTTGCTGTAGCGACGCTTGTCCTTGGTGGTCGCCGCGCCGATGGCGGCGCCGGCGACGGCGCCGAGGGCGACCGACGAGCCCTTGCCGTCACCGATGACGCCGCCGGCCACGCCGCCGATCACG contains the following coding sequences:
- a CDS encoding site-2 protease family protein yields the protein MSLSRNGFILIGLFLAFGAALAFSPSGPLMFAFVLAGWMVSVGVHEFGHAYVAWRAGDTEVVGKGYLSFDPLKYADLSTSLILPVIALALGGIGFPGGAVYLREDLMRSRTGRSLSSLAGPMGTLLVLAVLAVIIAVGWREDGTTSPVVVALAFLAFLQATALILNLLPIPGLDGYGVLRPWLPVQVQLKVRKFEALGIVALLALLFLVPGASGLLFGGAVLLTDSLGVPREAIVGGWDGFMFWK
- a CDS encoding cold-shock protein; its protein translation is MQIGTVKWFNGTKGFGFIQPEDGGNDVFVHISAVERAGMRSLDEGQKIGFVLEQDKRSGKMSAGQLQAV
- a CDS encoding TonB-dependent receptor, which produces MSQSFTARALLGGAASAVLLLASSPVLAEAAVAADASADLDQLVVTASGFEQKVVDAPASITVLPRIELEQTRYSSLAEVLTNVEGVDVGGSVGKTGGLNINIRGMGSDYTLILIDGRRQNTAGSVTPNGFGETSTSFMPPMSSIERIEVVRGPVSTLYGSDAMGGVVNILTRKVGEEWTGSVTVDGTLQGDDEFGNVYGGNAYLSGPIVRDLLGLQLRGSFQNREASSLTFENVAGADAPITGFGRSATKAEIRTWGGRVSLTPHEDHDLWLDADWSEQWYDNSKGQMGTATLAGGYGDALEFKREQIALAHDWRTPIGTVSSNLSRNTTETLGRIIPPGVPGAGTARTLESVNTIFDSKLHSRWGDHAFTVGGQYWDAEMTDGVAPSQFMHEQWALFAEDEWRFAEGLALTVGARHDDHNVFGGQFSPRAYLVWTASEKLTVKGGVARGFKTPRLEQLASGINGFGQQGRLPLIGTPTLTPETSTSSELGVYYNNLNGFDFNVTVFNNEFEDKIASGVPVANCAYNLTQAQYNSGQGRPAGCVDVGFFPASATFGQAINIDEAVTRGVEAAARWDFAPDWSLRVNYTYTDSEQKSGSAEGQPLTDTPEHMVNGNLRWTINENLNAWVRGEYRSSRYRGAGPAQDALGNYKEYALFHLGGSYRLRKNITINATINNLLNTDFVKQLPYGAPIAYAPEFTNNQEPRRLWVSVKYDF
- the clpB gene encoding ATP-dependent chaperone ClpB; protein product: MNIDLYSDRAKQAIQSAQSLALSRRHQQLAPEHLLKVLLEEKDGLSRALIESAGGKPAVVDAAADALIGKIARVEGGSGQLYMKPDTARVFATAEADAKKAGDAFVTTERLLIAIAKDGADAAKALKEAGAAPKALEDAAASLRKGRTADSSNAEEGYDALKRYARDLTQAARDGKIDPVIGRDEEIRRTIQVLSRRTKNNPVLIGEPGVGKTAIVEGLAQRIINGDVPESLKDKKLLSLDMGALIAGAKYRGEFEERLKSVLNEVTAAEGSIILFIDEMHTLVGAGKTDGAMDASNLLKPALARGELHCVGATTLDEYRKHVEKDAALARRFQPVFVSEPTVEDTVSILRGLKEKYEVHHGVRISDSAIVAAATLSNRYITDRFLPDKAIDLVDEASSRVRMAVDSKPEELDEIDRRLVQLKIEREALSRETDSASQQRLEKLEDEIDDLQGKSDEMTARWKAEKEKVGSAAQTREALDRLRAELANAQRAGDFARAGQLQYGEIPALEKRLADAETEGEQQAMTPEVVDAQQIAAIVSRWTGVPVDKMLEGEREKLLAMEDALRGRVVGQDEALSAVADAVRRARAGLQDPNRPIGSFLFLGPTGVGKTELTKALAEFLFDDEHAITRMDMSEYMEKHSVSRLIGAPPGYVGYDEGGALTEAVRRRPYQVVLFDEVEKAHPDVFNVLLQVLDDGRLTDGQGRTVDFRNTLIIMTSNLGSEFLANQAESEDVEAARPLVMDVVRSHFRPEFLNRIDEIILFKRLGRAEMDNIVRIQLSRVEKLLADRQMAIALDPAALHWLGDKGYDPVYGARPLKRVIQKELVDPIARKLLGGDLADGSVIEVHAGQDGLEIGKAAVH
- a CDS encoding alpha/beta fold hydrolase; its protein translation is MKRRPKGVLELGWACFESAASGRTEHVPTALCYPDTLVRRTTFEAGGGHGWRISALTTPRDRPAPIKYVVVTGAPSWAEYWAPVLAAMPQNREMVVVDRPGFAGSEPVEYVGDIRTQAEALSPLLASQRGQKVVVIGQSYGAAIATLMAEAADQNRLAGLVLLSGFFGEPGPTARMLVKLGSKVLKLIPRDLRNAVLEVMGQAGQLERMRIALARLRAPVHVIHGDADDFAPLETAQRLAANARTRTPARFVSVPGADHFLNDGPPAQLLALVEDCLPVERPLFLFKMPKLAWPMLWPAKAKAANGGAVAA
- a CDS encoding M20/M25/M40 family metallo-hydrolase; translated protein: MNKIAVAAIAAAALSTAGAAMAQERPDQTAFKALYKQLVETNTTLSSGSCTLASQRMATRLKAAGYTDADIQILHPADRPKDGNLIVTLAGKNPKLKPILLLAHIDVVEANRADWERDPFTLVEENGYFYARGSSDDKAMAAAFTDNMIRYKQEGFKPARGLKLALTCGEETPDTFNGVEWLLKTHPAALDSEFALNEGAGGLLDANGKPVFLGIQAGEKVYQDYTLETTNPGGHSSTPIKDNAIYNLSAAISKIGAYDFPVALNEAVRMNFTELAKIEPGESGAALAAVVADPNDPAKVAAVAKNRARNSMMRTTCVATTLNAGHAPNALPQRARANVNCRILPGVNPNDVLKTLQDVVGDPRINITLAAKPSPVNVPPPLDARITAPAKTVAAKLWPGAPLVPSMSTGATDGRFTNAAGIKTYGLSGMFSDAAGSNAHGLNERIRVKSLYEGRDFLYEVTKLYAAK